The following is a genomic window from Anaerolineales bacterium.
AAGAGGCCGGCTTCCGCCATGCGGTGGACATGTTCGAAGCCCTCGGCACGGGCGACATCTCCATGGGCCGGCTGATCAACCGGCTCAACCTGGAGCGCGAAGACAGGACGCCGGAACTGGTGCCCGCCGCCAGCAGCATCCCGCAGGTGGGCGGCGATGCGGTCAATGTGCTGGGCCTCAAAGGCTTGCTGACCCAGTTCGGCAAGTGCTGCAAACCGGTGCCGGGCGACGAGATCGTGGGCTACATCACCCGCGGCCGGGGCGCCACCATTCACCGCCGGGATTGCCCCAATATGCTGCGTATTCGAGACCGCGAGCGGCTGGTCCAGGTGTCCTGGGGCGAGCCCAAGTCCACCTATCCCGTGGCCGTGCGCATTTTTGCCTACGACCGTGACGGGTTGATGCGCGATGTTTCCACGGTGATCGCTGATGAAGGCATCAGCATGAGCCAGGTCAAGGTCGAAGTCAGCCAGCGCAATGAAGCCACCTTTGACCTGATCCTCAATGTGGACAATATCAGCCAACTCAGTCGCGTGCTCTCCCGGGTGGAGGCCCTGCCCAACATCATGGAAGCCCGCCGGGTGCGCCCTGGATGAACCACAGCGATTTGCTTAGTGTGGCGGAGGCGCGCCGGCGTTTGCTGGCGGCCCTGCCGGTGAGCCCGGCGGAGGAGATTGCTTTAGCCCATGCGGCGGGCCGGGTATTGGCTGCACCGCTTGTCGCCCCGTTCCCTTCTCCGCGCTTTGATAACTCCAGCATGGACGGCTTCGCCGTGCGCGCCGTGGATGTGGCCGGCGCTTCGGCTGAGGCGCCCGTGCAGTTGCAGGTTATCGGCGACCAGCCCGCAGGCGCAGACTTCCCGAAGCAGGTCGTCGCCGGCCAAACTGTGCGCATCATGACCGGCGCGGCCCTGCCGGCTGGGGCGGACGCCGTGGTGCCGGTGGAGCAGACTGACGTCCCCGGCGGGCGCGCCGGCCTGGCCCTGCCCGCCAGCGTGCAGGTACAGGCGGCGGTGGCCGCTGGCGACTACGTGCGCCCTGCCGGCGAAGACTTTGCGGCGGGCGCCGAACTGCTGCCCGCCGGCCACCGCCTGCGGGCGCAAGACGCCGCCTTGCTGGCCATGCTGGGACAGGCCAGGCTGGCCGTGCACCGCCGCCCGCGCGTGGCCTTGTTCTCTTCTGGTGACGAACTGCTGGCTCCCGGCCAGCCGTTGGACCCCGGCAAGATCTATGAAACCAATTCGTTCCAGCTCTCCGCGCTGATCGAGAGCTGTGGCGCCGAAGTGGTCTGGCTGGGTGTGGCGCGCGACGAGCGGACGGACGTGCAGGCCCACCTGGAGCATGCCCTGGAGCAGGACGCCGACCTGATCTTGACTTCGGCAGGCGTCAGCGTGGGCGCCTTTGACTTTTTGCGCGAGGCGGTATTGCAGCGCGGTCATCTGGACTTCTGGAAAGTGAATATGCGCCCCGGCAAGCCCTTCACCTTTGGGGATTATGCCAGCGTTCCCTATATCGGTCTGCCGGGCAACCCGGCTTCGGCCTTCGCCTGTTTTGAGGTTTTCGTGCGCCCGGCCCTGGAGCATATGGCTGGCGTGCCCGCCTGGCAGCGCCGCGTGCTGCACGCTGAGATGGGCCAGGACGTCAGCTCAGACGGCCGCGAATCCTACCTACGCGTGAAGATTAAGCCTGAAGGAGAGACGGTGCGCATATTATTGACAGGCCATCAGGGTTCAGGTAATCTTTACTCGCTCGTCCAGGCAGAAGGCCTGATGATTGTCCCGGCGGGCATCAAAGAAATTTCTGCAGGCTCTCAAGTGGAAGTATGGCCTTTATAGGCGCGGAGGCAGGTTGCTTAGAAAAGCATTGTTAGGTCTGGC
Proteins encoded in this region:
- a CDS encoding molybdopterin molybdotransferase MoeA — encoded protein: MNHSDLLSVAEARRRLLAALPVSPAEEIALAHAAGRVLAAPLVAPFPSPRFDNSSMDGFAVRAVDVAGASAEAPVQLQVIGDQPAGADFPKQVVAGQTVRIMTGAALPAGADAVVPVEQTDVPGGRAGLALPASVQVQAAVAAGDYVRPAGEDFAAGAELLPAGHRLRAQDAALLAMLGQARLAVHRRPRVALFSSGDELLAPGQPLDPGKIYETNSFQLSALIESCGAEVVWLGVARDERTDVQAHLEHALEQDADLILTSAGVSVGAFDFLREAVLQRGHLDFWKVNMRPGKPFTFGDYASVPYIGLPGNPASAFACFEVFVRPALEHMAGVPAWQRRVLHAEMGQDVSSDGRESYLRVKIKPEGETVRILLTGHQGSGNLYSLVQAEGLMIVPAGIKEISAGSQVEVWPL